A region from the Papaver somniferum cultivar HN1 unplaced genomic scaffold, ASM357369v1 unplaced-scaffold_22, whole genome shotgun sequence genome encodes:
- the LOC113340566 gene encoding ATP-dependent RNA helicase glh-2-like: MAKSFYATVFFLVTIMTIASMVVDARHLLANTGGLLGGASPGGLFGDKNTGGTNLLGDSNTGGTNLLGGTNTGGTNLLGGSNTGGTNLLGNGNTGGTNLLGNGNTGGVNALVGGNTGGINLPHG, translated from the exons ATGGCGAAGAGCTTTTATGCTACGGTTTTTTTTCTTGTTACGATAATGACGATAGCGTCAATGGTTGTTGATGCA AGGCATTTGCTGGCCAACACTGGTGGTTTACTCGGAGGTGCCAGCCCCGGTGGCTTATTCGGGGATAAGAACACAGGTGGCACTAATTTGCTTGGAGACAGCAACACAGGAGGTACAAATTTGCTCGGGGGAACTAACACTGGCGGGACAAATCTGCTTGGGGGCAGTAACACAGGTGGTACAAATCTGCTCGGAAACGGAAACACAGGTGGTACAAATCTGCTCGGAAACGGAAACACAGGCGGTGTAAATGCACTTGTGGGCGGCAACACAGGTGGCATAAACTTGCCCCATGGTTAA